From Paenibacillus graminis:
CACTGCTGGAAGCAGGAGAACTTTTCGTTGGCACAACCGGATTTACAACCGCTAAAATCACCGTACAGCATGGCCTGATCTATAACGATCTGGTTAAATATTTCGGCGAAGAAGCAGCCCGGCTCTATTACCAGTCGAACAACGAGGCGCTGGAGTGGATAGTACAGACGGCTGAAGAACTGAAACTATCCTGTGGCCTTACACGCGAAGCAGCCTACCTCTATGCAGATGAGGGAGACGAGAAGACGCTGAGGCAGCTCGAGGATGAGTTCAAGGCCTATGGCAAGATCGGGCTTCCAGGCGAGTGGCAAGACCATATTCCGCTTCCGCTGAGGGCCGGCGGTGCCATTAAGCTGCAGGGACAAGCCCGTTTCCATCCGCTCCAGTATCTTAAGGGACTGCTGGATGTTATTTTGGAAAAAGGCGGGGTTATCTACGAGCATACGATGATTGGAGAACAAGTCGACAAGGGCAGCGGCATGCTGACACTGTACACGGAGCAGAGCGGACATAAAATCAGCTGCCGGCATGCGGTATCGGCTTCCCACTTTCCTTTTTATGACGGCGGCGCCCTGTATTTTGCCCGTCTGCATGCGGAGCGCTCCTACTGCCTGGCCATTGATCCGGAAACCGATTATGAGGGCGGAATGTATCTAAGTGCGGGAGACCCCACCCGTTCGCTGCGGGCCGTGGAATGGAATGGCAAGAAGCTGGTCATTGTCGGAGGGGACAACCATAAGACGGGGCAAGGCATCTGCACCCATGGCCATTATGAGAATCTGGAGAAGTTCGCCGGAGAGCTGCTGGGCATTCGGGGCATTCCCTTCCGGTGGTCGACCCAGGATCTCATTACTCTAGACCGTGTCCCTTACATCGGCAAAACAGCCGAGGATGAGGAAATTTATATCGCCACCGGCTTCCGCAAATGGGGTATGACGAACGGAACACTGGCAGCACGCATGATCGCAGACGGCATCCAGCGGCGCAACAATCCTTATACGGAACTGTATGACCCTTCACGCTTCAAATCCCGGCCTTCAGTTAAAAACTTCATTGTCCAAAACGCCAATGTTGCAAAGGAATTGGTTGCAGGCAAAGTGGAGATTGTGCATAAAAAGACGCAAGAACTGAAGCCGGATCAAGGGGCAGTGGTCTTCCACGACGGCAAGCGAGTTGGAGCCTACCGCGATCCCGAAGGAAAGCTGCACCTGGTGGACAGAACCTGCACCCATATGGGCTGCGAAACCGAGTGGAACGATGGTGATCGCTCCTGGGACTGCCCTTGCCACGGCTCCCGCTTCTCATATGATGGAGAAGTGCTGGAGGGTCCGGCAACCGTTCCGCTGACTAAGCTGGAAGCTGAAAAATAAGACCGGAAGGTGCGTTCTCCTTCCCTTCACGTGCTTCTCTTTTCCCGCTCAGGTATAATGGGACTGAATAGCAGCCTCATTACTAAGCCTATGTAAAAAGGAGCGTGAAGTTAGATTATGGATTTGAGAGGAAAAAGCATTGTCATCACCGGTGCCGGCAAAGGGATCGGCAAAGCTCTGGCCATGGCGCTGGCCAAGGAAGGCGCAAATCTGGGGTTAATCTCCAGAACAGCGGCCGATCTGGAGGCGCTCAAGTCGGCGCTGACTGAAGTGTACGATATTAAGGTGAGCATCGCGGTGGCGGATATTGCTGTCCGCGAGGACGCTGAACGGGCGGTCGTCTCCCTGCAGAATGACCTCGGCGCGTTCGACGCTTTGATTAACAATGCCGGGATCGCCAAATTCGGCACATTTCTGGAAATGGACCCTGCGGATTGGGAACGCCATATGCAGATTAATCTGTTTGGCACCTACTATGTCACCCGGGCAGCCTTGCCTGCAATGATTGAGCGGAGCAGCGGCAATATCATCAATATCTCTTCCACAGCCGGAGAACGGGGCTTTGCCACCGGCTCTGCTTACTGCGCTTCCAAGTTCGCGCTGATGGGCATGACCGAGGCGCTGGCGCAGGAAGTCCGCAAGCACAACATCCGTGTGGTCGCGCTCACACCAAGCACTGTCAACACCGGCCTCGCGGAGAATGCCGGCCTGAAGATTGGCGATGAGGACCGGATGATGCAGCCTGAGGATGTAGCCGAGCTGACCCTCGCCGCCCTGAAGCTTCCTGACCGTGTCTTCCTGAAAACAGCGGGTATCTGGACAACCAATCCGCAATAAGCGGTTAAGGCCGACTCCTCGCTGCGGCGGCCTTACAGAACGGGTACGGGTAGGATTCTCTAGCATGAAGGAGGTCTTTGGAATGCTTGTAGTTACCAATACCATCAAGATTAAGGAAGGCCACGCCGAGGCCATAGCCCAGCGGTTCGGAGCATCGAACGGGGTACAGGATATGCCCGGCTTTGTCCGTATGGAGGTCTGGCACGGCAGCCCCAAAGAAGGTGCAGAGGAACTGAAAATATGCACCGTATGGGAGAATGAGGAAGCGTTTAAGGGCTGGACTTCCAGCGACGCCTTCCGTCAGTCGCATCGCGGCGCAGGCGGGAATGAAGCGATTCTTGGCGCCTCGCTCGACAAATATGAACTGCTCGTCAGCCGTACGCCTGACAAGTGATATGCGTGGGCAGGTAACAACAGGGATGGGCTGAATCATTTATGGCCCCGGTTCGGGTTTCTTTTTGGGCTGCGTCAGAGATATGCAACTGCTTGGTCAGATTTCACTCCTGAGAGTAAGTTCCGTTTTTCCGCGTTGCAAAGAGATTATGAACTAGGTCTTGTGGATAACACTAGTGTGTTAACTTCTTCCTATCGCAGTAAAGCCTGAACATATTTGGAGCGAGACCTTTTGGGTCCCGCTCCATCTTTTTTGTATAAGAGTTAATTGCTTTGATTCCTGTGCATCCCTCACACTGCACGTTCCGGCTGCTTCTGCTCGGCTTCCTGGTGTTTGCCCGGCCAGAAGGACCAGCGGCCCAAGAGTACGGTAATTGCCGGCACCAGGAAAGGACGGACAACGAAGGTGTCCAGCAGCACCCCAATGGCGGTGATAATGCCGAACTGCACCAGCACTTGAATCGGCAGGCTGGCCAGCACCGCAAAGGTTCCGGCCAGTATGAGTCCGGCAGAGGTGATGACCGAGCCGGTCTCATTTACCCCTTCAGCAATGGCCTGCTTCAGCGGCATAACTTTGCGTTTTTTCCAGATGTTCGAGATCATGAAGATGTTGTAATC
This genomic window contains:
- a CDS encoding antibiotic biosynthesis monooxygenase, with the translated sequence MLVVTNTIKIKEGHAEAIAQRFGASNGVQDMPGFVRMEVWHGSPKEGAEELKICTVWENEEAFKGWTSSDAFRQSHRGAGGNEAILGASLDKYELLVSRTPDK
- a CDS encoding FAD-dependent oxidoreductase, which codes for MKDNRMNSPQFPQSLPQFPQSLWRASNEVPSFPALAEDHSTDVAIVGGGITGITAAYLLTQAGYKVTLLEAGELFVGTTGFTTAKITVQHGLIYNDLVKYFGEEAARLYYQSNNEALEWIVQTAEELKLSCGLTREAAYLYADEGDEKTLRQLEDEFKAYGKIGLPGEWQDHIPLPLRAGGAIKLQGQARFHPLQYLKGLLDVILEKGGVIYEHTMIGEQVDKGSGMLTLYTEQSGHKISCRHAVSASHFPFYDGGALYFARLHAERSYCLAIDPETDYEGGMYLSAGDPTRSLRAVEWNGKKLVIVGGDNHKTGQGICTHGHYENLEKFAGELLGIRGIPFRWSTQDLITLDRVPYIGKTAEDEEIYIATGFRKWGMTNGTLAARMIADGIQRRNNPYTELYDPSRFKSRPSVKNFIVQNANVAKELVAGKVEIVHKKTQELKPDQGAVVFHDGKRVGAYRDPEGKLHLVDRTCTHMGCETEWNDGDRSWDCPCHGSRFSYDGEVLEGPATVPLTKLEAEK
- a CDS encoding 3-ketoacyl-ACP reductase, with the translated sequence MDLRGKSIVITGAGKGIGKALAMALAKEGANLGLISRTAADLEALKSALTEVYDIKVSIAVADIAVREDAERAVVSLQNDLGAFDALINNAGIAKFGTFLEMDPADWERHMQINLFGTYYVTRAALPAMIERSSGNIINISSTAGERGFATGSAYCASKFALMGMTEALAQEVRKHNIRVVALTPSTVNTGLAENAGLKIGDEDRMMQPEDVAELTLAALKLPDRVFLKTAGIWTTNPQ